Proteins from one Syntrophaceae bacterium genomic window:
- a CDS encoding UDP-N-acetylglucosamine pyrophosphorylase, with protein sequence MDDVFLPVAIRRLLEKGVRIPHPWSVEVGEEVSPDRVSARGVVLHGGVRLRGEQTLLCDGVKLGAEGPAVVENCLMGPDVELKGGFFRGSVFLHGVTFGSASHVREGCLLEEESSGAHAVGLKQTILFPFVTLGSLINFCDCLMGGGTSRRNHSEVGSSFIHFNYTPRQDKATASLLGDVPRGVMLDQPPIFLGGQGGIVGPVRMGFGTVLPAGAICRRDIPEGNATAVSIGGAGNDRSFHPDRRGDVGRKIRNNLLYVASLFALQDWYAHVRSRFFAAGTHERELLPGALAVLDGAVSERIRRLREFSGKMPAEDEAVGETEAGNARRRQLRERWPEAESMLGDRAGSFGDQALRDRFLAVLDRRMSRPSGPADYLPFIRVLDPSERQLGTAWLESVVSDRMERVLGVLAAFRSGSAETA encoded by the coding sequence ATGGATGACGTCTTCCTGCCGGTCGCTATTCGGAGGCTCCTTGAAAAAGGCGTCCGGATTCCTCATCCCTGGTCTGTGGAAGTGGGGGAAGAGGTTTCCCCGGACCGGGTGTCCGCCCGGGGCGTCGTCCTCCATGGCGGGGTCAGGCTTCGAGGAGAACAAACGCTCCTCTGCGACGGGGTGAAACTGGGGGCGGAAGGTCCGGCCGTCGTGGAGAACTGCCTGATGGGGCCGGACGTGGAACTCAAGGGCGGCTTCTTTCGGGGCTCGGTTTTTCTGCACGGTGTGACGTTCGGTTCCGCCTCTCACGTCCGGGAGGGATGCCTTCTCGAAGAGGAATCCTCCGGAGCCCATGCCGTCGGACTCAAACAGACCATCCTGTTCCCCTTCGTGACCCTCGGCAGCCTGATCAACTTCTGCGACTGCCTCATGGGTGGAGGCACGAGCCGCCGGAATCACAGCGAGGTGGGAAGCTCCTTCATCCACTTCAACTACACTCCCCGTCAGGACAAGGCGACGGCGTCGCTCCTCGGTGATGTGCCGCGCGGCGTCATGCTGGACCAGCCCCCCATTTTTCTGGGCGGGCAGGGGGGGATCGTCGGGCCGGTCCGGATGGGGTTCGGCACGGTTCTTCCCGCGGGCGCGATCTGCCGCCGGGACATCCCGGAGGGGAACGCGACGGCGGTCAGCATCGGGGGAGCCGGAAACGACAGGTCCTTCCACCCGGATCGCCGTGGGGATGTCGGAAGAAAGATCCGGAACAACCTTCTGTACGTGGCCAGCCTTTTCGCCCTGCAGGACTGGTATGCCCATGTCCGGAGCCGTTTTTTCGCTGCCGGTACGCACGAAAGGGAGTTGCTGCCGGGTGCGCTGGCCGTTCTCGACGGAGCGGTATCGGAACGGATCCGGCGCTTGCGGGAATTTTCCGGGAAGATGCCGGCAGAGGATGAAGCGGTCGGGGAGACTGAGGCAGGGAACGCCCGCCGCCGCCAGCTCCGGGAGCGATGGCCGGAGGCGGAGTCGATGCTCGGGGATAGAGCCGGGTCATTCGGAGACCAGGCGCTCCGGGACCGGTTTCTGGCGGTGCTGGACCGGCGGATGAGCCGTCCGTCCGGCCCGGCGGACTATCTGCCGTTCATCCGTGTGCTGGATCCGTCGGAGCGACAGTTGGGAACGGCCTGGCTGGAGAGCGTCGTGAGCGATCGAATGGAGCGGGTCCTGGGCGTCCTGGCGGCCTTTCGGTCCGGGTCCGCAGAGACGGCATGA
- a CDS encoding Fis family transcriptional regulator, with the protein MKLEDIATVLCTSGNGKSRLHENVMTMVERSLFRIALSRSGNVRSKAAAYLGVNRNTFQKKLIRLGLDGDPKEE; encoded by the coding sequence ATGAAACTCGAGGATATTGCCACGGTACTCTGCACGTCGGGCAATGGGAAAAGCCGGCTCCACGAAAACGTGATGACGATGGTGGAGCGGAGCCTGTTCCGGATCGCCCTGAGCCGTTCCGGAAACGTGCGGAGCAAGGCTGCGGCATACCTGGGGGTTAACCGGAACACCTTCCAGAAAAAGCTGATCAGGCTTGGTCTGGACGGCGATCCGAAGGAGGAATGA
- the moaC gene encoding cyclic pyranopterin monophosphate synthase MoaC, whose translation MTRMSHLDEHGKARMVDVTRKKETMRVATASGAVLMKPETLSRISRGEMAKGDVFAVARIAGIMAAKNTSGWIPLCHPLELTGIEIRFSERDDRTLEIEAQVTTRGRTGVEMEAMTAVSAAALTIYDMCKAVDRAMVLTEIRLISKKGGKSGSFVREQ comes from the coding sequence ATGACCCGAATGTCCCATTTGGATGAACACGGCAAGGCCCGTATGGTTGACGTCACGCGGAAGAAAGAGACCATGCGCGTGGCAACGGCCAGTGGAGCGGTGCTCATGAAGCCGGAAACCCTCTCGAGAATCTCCCGGGGTGAGATGGCCAAGGGAGATGTCTTCGCCGTCGCCCGGATCGCCGGAATCATGGCGGCCAAGAACACGTCAGGATGGATTCCCCTGTGCCATCCCCTGGAACTGACGGGGATTGAAATCCGGTTTTCCGAGCGGGATGACCGTACGCTGGAAATCGAGGCGCAGGTGACCACCCGAGGAAGAACGGGCGTGGAGATGGAGGCCATGACGGCGGTCAGCGCGGCGGCCCTCACCATCTATGACATGTGCAAGGCCGTGGACCGGGCAATGGTTCTGACGGAGATCCGCCTGATCTCGAAAAAGGGAGGCAAGAGCGGATCCTTTGTCCGGGAGCAGTGA